In Mustelus asterias chromosome 30, sMusAst1.hap1.1, whole genome shotgun sequence, a genomic segment contains:
- the LOC144480902 gene encoding putative G-protein coupled receptor 139 has translation MHGPANGPFYAIYYPMLAAIGVPANLVAIIILSRGRCGLSQCITYYLVAIAVTDFLVMVTAVILNRIGGIYFRFSVLSTTPGCAVSTVLVYATRDSSVWLTVAFTLDRYVAICCQRLKARYCTEKTALLVIGLVCTLSYVKNIPFYFTYQPLYILDGVPWFCDIMSSYYSLPTWQAYDWLDHILTPFLPFLLILILNALTVKHILVASRARRRLRSAENHGDAEMANRKRSIVLLFTISLSFLLLWVTYVGHFLYVRITGEAYFTGLDFNDPHFMLQETTNMLQLLSSCNNTFIYAVSQTKFRNELKKVLLFPFSIFTSCFKLHGIV, from the exons ATGCATGGGCCAGCGAATGGACCATTTTATGCTATTTATTATCCGATGCTCGCTGCTATTGGTGTCCCAG CTAACTTGGTGGCGATCATCATCCTATCCCGTGGACGGTGTGGACTCTCCCAGTGCATCACTTACTATCTAGTGGCGATAGCGGTGACTGATTTTCTTGTCATGGTTACTGCTGTTATCCTCAACCGGATAGGTGGCATTTATTTTCGGTTCAGTGTCCTATCTACCACCCCCGGATGCGCTGTCAGCACTGTGCTGGTGTATGCAACCCGGGATAGTTCAGTCTGGCTGACAGTGGCTTTCACCTTAGACCGTTATGTGGCCATCTGCTGTCAGAGACTAAAGGCCagatactgcactgagaaaacagcattGCTGGTTATAGGACTTGTCTGTACTCTAAGCTACGTGAAGAACATTCCTTTCTATTTCACCTATCAGCCCTTGTACATACTGGACGGGGTACCCTGGTTCTGTGATATTATGTCCAGCTATTACTCTTTGCCCACCTGGCAGGCCTATGACTGGCTGGACCATATATTAACGCCCTTTCTCCCATTCCTCCTCATTCTGATTCTCAACGCCCTAACCGTGAAGCACATTTTAGTggccagcagagcccgcaggaggctCCGGAGCGCCGAGAATCATGGAGATGCAGAGATGGCAAACCGCAAGAGATCCATTGTGTTGCTGTTCACTATCTCGCTCAGTTTCCTCCTCCTGTGGGTCACATACGTCGGACATTTCCTCTACGTGCGGATTACGGGTGAGGCCTACTTCACCGGCCTGGATTTCAATGACCCGCACTTCATgcttcaagaaactacaaacatgCTGCAGTTACTCAGTTCCTGCAACAATACCTTTATCTATGCAGTATCCCAAACCAAGTTCCGAAATGAACTGAAGAAGGTTCTGCTTTTTCCCTTCTCCATTTTCACCAGTTGTTTTAAGTTGCACGGTATTGTATGA